A stretch of DNA from Carassius carassius chromosome 22, fCarCar2.1, whole genome shotgun sequence:
CGGCAGTCTGGAAGCTTCTTCCTCCTCATATCCACACAGGATCTCAATTTCATCCTGAGGAAGACTCCGAACTTGATCGAGGTTGGGATTAAAACTGCCCCGCTCTGGAACAGGAATAGCACAGGTCGATGAGAAGACCATAACCTCTCGGTCCAGTATTGGTTCAGAATGGTGAAGGGCGTGACACTGCTTGCCGATGAGAGGGGAGTGAGATGGGCTGTAGGGAGGAGTCGGAAGACCTGTGTCTGGATTTAAAATGCTTTCATTTCCAAATGAGGTGGAATTAAGGTCCAAATCCTGCTTGTCCCCCATCACACAACCTTCTACAGTGATGCTTAGTCTGTGGATTACAGAACAGCGGCCTATCGTCTCTTCTAAAGCAACACCTGCATCGCCTTCCATAGTGTGAGATGGTTCAGGCGGGGATGTACTTTGAGATTGCATTCGTGAGCTGGAGTCGCAGTTTCTTGGCATTTGGTGGGCAGAATTTGTATTGCACGACGGTATGTAAACGACTGAGGTGTAAAAACTTTCTTTAACGTTAGATGTTTGGGCTGCCGTATGTTTGGGGTCGCATTCTCTAGGCAGCGGAGTCAGGCCTAAACTCTTCCTGATCTCGGCACTCTTCAGCCAGAACTCCTCTACGACCTCTAACCTCTTGACAGGTGGGTTCTCAGGGTTCATCGATAGCTCAGATGTGGGAGTGGGGCCTGATTCTGGTGATTTCAAAGAGGGTGGGGACTCTACAGGTGACTGGTGCATTGAAATGGACTCTTCTTGTTCCTGTTGGTTGCATGGTTTGGACTCTCCGACTGAGCTGGTGTCTATATCTGTGTCATCACTGTATCCTTCAAATGACTCTGCTTATTTAAACAATGAAGggatgaagaaaaaaagtgttattaaaaTTTGAAAGAATTTCTAGATTAGTTTTTGAAACTTCTGAACAAAATAGTTTTGTGGGGGAAGCACTGCAGCCTTTCAGCTCCTCTTAAACAAGCAGTAACATAAATCAGCCTGAGAAAAGATAAGCTTGTAAAGAGGGTTCAATGGTACAAATAAGCTATAGAAAAGCTAATTGATTGTTTTGGAGGTTTTCCACTTTTGACAGATCCGTATTCTGGAACTATATTTCAAATCAGTTCTCCAACATATACAATGGCTGaataattgtttgttttaattagacatattaatttaaatatacaattatattaatttagaaatatacagtatatatatatatatatatatatatatatatacagtcgtggccaaaagttttgagaattacataaatattggaaattggaaaagttgctgcttaagtttttataatagcaatttgcatatactccagaatgttatgaagagtgatcagatgaattgcatagtccttctttgccatgaaaattaacttaatcccaaaaaaaactttccactgcatttcattgctgtcattaaaggacctgctgagatcatttcagttatCGTGtggttaactcaggtgagaatgttgacgagcacaaggcaggagatcattatgtcaggctgattgggttagaatggcagacttgacatgttaaaaggtgTCATTGtccttccattgttaaccatggtgacctgcaaagaaacgcgtgcagccatcattgcgttgcataaaaatggcttcacaggcaaggatattgtggctactaagattgcacctaaatcaacaatttataggatcatcaagaacttcaaggaaagaggttcaattcttgtaaagaaggcttcagggcgtccaataaagtccagcaagcgccaggatcgtctcctaaagaggattcagctgcgggatcggagtgccaccagtgcagagcttgctcaggaatggcagcaggcaggtgtgagcgcatctgctcgcacagtgaggccaagacttttggaagatggcctggtgtcaagaagggcagcaaagaagccacttctctccaaaaaaaaacatcagggacagattgatcttctgcagaaagtatagtgaatggactgctgaggactggggcaaagtcatattctccgatgaagcccctttccgattgtttggggcatctggaaaaaggcttgtccggagaagaaaaggtgagtgctaccatcagtcctgtgtcatgccaacagtaaagcatcctgacaccattaatgtgtgggttgcttctcatccaagggagtgggctcactcacaattctgcccaaaaacacagccatgaataaagaatggtaccaaaacaccctccaacagcaacttcttccaacaatccaacaagtttggtgaagaacaatgcattttccagatcAATgggatcttaatcccattgagtcAACTCAATCCTCAAGAaatgggtggacaaacaaaaacccactaattctgacaaactccaagaagtgattatgaaagaatgggttgctatcagtcaggatttggcccagaagttgattgagagcatgcccagtcgaattgcagaggtcctgaaaaagaagggccaacactgcaaatactaactctttgcataaatgtcatgtaattgtcgataaaagcctttgaaacgtatgaagtgcttgtaattatatttcaatacttcacagaaacaactgaaacaaagatctaaaagcagtttagcagcaaaccttttgaaaactaatatttatgtaattctcaaaacttttggccacgactgtatatatataacgatcggccgatcgttagcATGTGCTAACCAGACAGTGAATTAAAGatgttttttgttatttctgtTGTGGCAAACTACAAAGCCTCACCCCTTAGTGAAATCTTACTGGTTCAGAATCTTACACATAGCAAATATGTTAGGATTGGTAGTGATTGTTTGCATTGTGCAGCATTATTGCTTTCTGTGTGGGCAGAAAAATTACAATATGAAAACATGTCATGCTGTGCCTGGTTAGGACACGGTTCAAGTTAGATACCaatttgcaaaatatacaaaacaGGCAAACCAAAACAACTGCAAAATATTTCTATAGCATaaccaaaaactaaaaatgtcaactgcaaaatatacaaacataaaaaaatgcaccATTTATCATGCAAATGAAATAACCAgcaaacaaatcttttaggttAAAATGATGCAACTAAGGCTAATGAAGGCCATCGATTGTCTTCAGAGGCGGTACTACCTTTAACAAACTCCGCCTCCTCTTCCTCAAGCCACACCCCTGAGAGCCGTTCCCTCTGCCAAGGGCAGTACTCACCCTCTACATATCAACACACcccataatacacacacatacagtggtgAATACACAACAATAAACATACAAACAAGCATGACAACATTCACcttgcacacaaacacataaacatatTGTGGAACTATAACACAAAAACAGATAAAGACAGACATTAAATTGAACACTACCTCATCTTAAGATGATTTTTCTGAAATAAACAAGCTATATAGTTTATAAAGAGATTGAATAGAAACAAAAACCCACCATCACTAGAATCTCCCTCGTCTTGACTTTCTTCTGAAACTCCTCctccttcttcttcctcttcctcctcatcctcatcttcGGCATTAACTTCCTCTTGATTTTCCTGgttctctcctccctcttcctCCTTTAGCTCCTTCCCCaggtctaactctctctctccattgGTCCTGATGTTTGGCTCCTCCTCCTTCCAGGCAAGCTCCTCCTCCTCAAGGTCTGACTCAGAGCTACTGAAGACCCCAAAAAGAGACCGAGTTAGCCAGGGAAAACATGACAGTAAATTTTAGTAGCAAAACAGGAGTATGTTTGGATACCTGGACTGCTCCTCTGTGTTTTTATCCTTCATGCTGGTGCTGAGGTTGTGCTGTGCAAGCGTCTCCTCTGGGACATCCTGCAGTGGGCTGTCCTGTTGCTTTGGACAGGGTTTGTAGTTCTCCAGCTCAATGCGTTCTGGGGTACCACACAGTCTCTTGGCCTGGATGGATACCATATCTGGGTGGGCGATGGAGGACCAGCTGTCTATTGGGGTGGTTGTGCCTAGAGAGGATAAAGACGTGGAAGCCGAAGATGGAGCAGGGGGAGCCTgaagaaacagaaacacacacaagtcTGCATTACACaacaactttttaaatatttcatatttcatatgttTGAATGCAGAATAAACAAATTATAGAGTTATATATGTGTgggtgtaaatatatatatatatatacacaaaaaaaatataataataataataataataatattatatatatatatatatatatatatgtatatatataaaataaattaaacatttaataaatacattacaaaCTATGGTGCATGTtatactattttaaaaaaattgcttcctatttttacataaaattattagACATTTTGACATATATAGTCATTATACTGATAATGCGTGTGTActgtaaaacatacatttttaaatgttatatttatctaAGAATGGGCACATAGAGGATCTAAAAGAAGTATAGTGGTGATATTGATGAGTGATGAGGTTACCGGAGTAGGTCGAGGGGTCACAGGTGGGGCCGGTCTCTTTCTctgagccattctgaagctgaaGTGGTGCTTACAGTAAAACTTCCCTGTACAAACCAAAAGAAAGGATAAGACGTGACAATAAAAAAAGTAGCTGATGCAGGGAGTTGATGTCTTATTTATACCGTAGTTTAAAGTCTGTCTGAATGTCACCTCTTTTTGTAAACTTGAAGTATTCGAATAATGTGATCTGTACGACCCTATCACTTGGAACTTTTTGGTGTTTTGATTCCTATTTGAAAAAAACGCATTTTGCTGAGGGcctttaatttgtgtgtgtgcccTACTGTCATTGTCGCACAACAATAAAAGCCCTGTCCCAACAGACACATATTTCAGACCTTATGACTGTGCATCGATAACAAAAGAGCAGTTTGTTTTGCCGAAAACAGTCGCCTACAGGAACACAGAACAacagggcattttttttttacacactgtaTCGCCCATCTTGTGACAACAAGCTAAAAAGCTTAACACCTATTGTTTTTGATATGAGCATAAAATCTTAAAAACCCTAAATACTGCAAATGTATGAAGTGGTTAATCATGCACACACGCACCATGTAGCTGGTCATAAGCATAGTTGGACAAGCGTAACGTGGTGCTGCAGTGGTCACACTGGAAGCAGCTCCTGTGGAAGAACTTTCCCTCCGCGCTCAGCCTTTCCATGACATAAACACGACGGCCACAGAAATAACACACATCGCTGCCGCCCATATTCACAGGAAACTCCTTTTGATACCCCTACAGGTGAGAAGCCAAGGGTCAAGACTCAAAATAAAGATGCTTAACATGGGCAATTACAGCAGTCAGGACAGAACTGGGGTGACAGTGTGCGTTCAAACATTTTTTGGATTAGTATTAGTTATTATAATtactgtgttatttattttttattatttaatatttcattcatatattgcattctattttattttttcatttgaatagaaaataatattaatatgccAAATAAAATATGGATAACATAATGGAATGTTCCAAACAAAGTCACCGATTTAACCACATGCCATAAACACAAGTTTGAtcatttcaataaattacatttgattgcAGCACTTCCATGGAACAACACTTTGGTTGTGATGAATATAACAATGGCGTAAAGCATTGAGCCTTCTTAGAGAAACTGGATTACAGCAGGAACTTACACACTCACAGTAATTAGTAAAAATAACACCAGCGCTGGGTTATAGACCTCATACACACAGTAATAAAGGCACTTAAAGGGACACAAGGACATATACATTGTTAGGGAAGATCTGACACAGCACTACAGGTGAACTCTTACCAACTCCCTCCTCATGGGAGCCTGATCCTGCTGACTCTGAATCTGATTGGCTATCTGCTGAGCCAATGAGCTCACTCCGCCCGTATACATCTGAATGTAGCTCTACAAATCAAAAGATGAGCACGGAAATCAAGCAGGAATGCAAAATGCTTCTGAGATGAAAACCATCACAAAGACAAAAGAAATGATGTATGAATATTCATATGAGAGCACAAAGGTGTGGAGATGACAGATTGGTcttaaaaaaaatagagaaagGCAACAAAAAtgaatactattattatttactatatactaattttaaagtttatagtatatagtttgttgttttatgtgcattgtagcactttgaggtcattgaattgatgtaaagtgcgttacaaataaaatgtattattatattattattattactataaagaTAACCATAACAACAGCTATATTATTGGTAAAACTGGTTTTTGATTGAAATTTGTCTGTAAATGTTTTCATCATTAATcaactggggaaaaaaatcattctgaaagtgattttgacagtgaaagtgaatctatctctccatccatccatccataaatcaatataaataaaCCTGTCAGTCGAAGGCAAAGTCAGTAAGAAGCATAGAGGATTAGATAGAGAAAATAAATGATCCTGTTTGAGATTCTTCAGTTAAGGCCCTCAAAAAAATCACGTCCCATGGCTTCTAGTCCCTGATAGGCTGTTGAGCCCCAGCCAGTTCACGCACAGAGCTCCTTCATTACTTAAAACAGAACCAGATTAGCCATTGTTATGCAAAATGTACACTACTGGACCCATTTCATCTCATAGTACAGGTGTGTTTTTACCTTCACGCTTTAAATTGGCAGAGAGTGaactttgacttttttttgcaGCGGAAACTCATCAGCTCCTGCTGTGTTGTTTGCTTTTTCTTAAGTAGGGTTGGtggtatggaagcacatgggtagcgatattcaatttgcaatgtaatatgcaaaatgacaatgcaatatgtaaaatgacaatgcatttctgtatttacatttaatatgtaaaatgaataataactaattttaacgctttataagttgcaaaattaaaatgaaaatgtattacagaaattattagatatgtataacatgttcaagcaaaaactgtggcaaaattatcatttaaatgctatttttcttaaatgcattaacactcacagtcaagacacttacgattgcattttcattcaatgtcccgcaatgaatgtagcaaaattcaatgtgcacattgaaaatgcattctgagccgatcacgtgtccgccccctcgcgccatgtcaatcactgcgtgaacaaggcggggcttgcagaaggtcagagactcaaatctcaagaagaggattcaagtgagagaacatggacaagacagttggtccgtgtacgttttgatcatttcagtttatggctttaatatttcattcgcactggtaggcagggctgaaacgctgctttcatctgattggtcgaatcgctccagcttcagctaggtcttttcattctttcaggcagaataagagtcagtgcgagtgtgacactgtaatgtctgaaaccaccgctcactgttaattagcataatatttgaatccgatgtagctgggcacataattcgtgctgctgagacctgcaaattatttcttggttgtagtattgtatgaatattgtcccactgataaatacagtgcaaatagttctgtctctttggaaaaaagtgaagtggaaataaaaatcaataatagactgaacagtaccatgtctgtaacatttaccactctcatcttttaagtcataaggcactaggtatgtgtgtgtgacattaataaataattgtaaaaaattaatatagttacatttctaaaaaaaaaaatattaaaattagctctatgctgctcagtgctcctttagcctaccccagagcgccctctcgcggctgtagacggtaatgttttctcttggttctgaataaatgcgacttatatatgtttttttcctcgtcatgacgtgtttttggactgatgcaacttataccgaaaaatacgagttccattattattattatttattatgagagtaactgacacagactagaactttaatgtttcaccaaattcagctcagatcttcagactcgtctgactcgtattgctgtataactggccagacttaccttcccaaaaaatcctatttaattttatttcataaatttaactatatttatttccacttcactgttatccaaggagacagaactatttgcactgtttttatcagtgggacaatatttatacaatactataacctagaaataatttaacggggtctcttgcaagtcgcagcagcacgaattatgtgcccagctacatatgattcaaatattatgctaattaacagttagcggtggtttcagacattaaagtgcttcactcgcactgactcttattctgcctgaaagaatggaaagaccgagttgaaagtggagcgattcgaccaatcagatgaaagcagcgtttcagctccgcccacaagtgcgaatgaaatattgaagccataaaccgaaatgatcaaaacgtacacggaccaactgtcttgtccatgttctctcacttgaatcctcttcttgagatttgagtctctgaccttctgcaagccccgccttgttcacgcagtgattgacatggcgggagggggcggagacgtgatcggctcggaatgccttttcaatgtgcacattgaattttgctacattcattgcgggacactgaatgaaaatgcaatcgtaagtgtcttgactgtgagtgttaatgcatttaagaaaaatagcatttaaatgataattttgccacagtttttgcttgaacatgttatacatatctaataatttctttaatacattttaattttaattttgcaacttataaagcgttaaaatttgtattcattttacatattaaaactggtgtatgaaatgccaaatgaaaattatgtaatttaattttcattttgcaccaaacgttgcacaaatgtattggaaaatttaaaaataaatacagaaatgcattgccattttacatattgcattgtcattttgcatattacattgcatatTGAATATCGCTATCCATGTGCTTCCATATGGTGGACATTAAATGGTTATTCAAATGATTATTATGCAGTCTtctaataaatctaataaaacacCTTATCAACTCTGCCTGAAGGTTTTGCCAATTCTAGTTCAACCTGTTAAAGTGTGTTTGCTAAGTTTGTGCAGGAGCCACTCGATGAATCAGCAGCTTTCGTTGATGAGCAAGGTGAGCTAATTCACTCAATATTAGGAAAACATCACAAAATCACATGACTAAAAGGCAGTGTGACACTATCACAAATAAAACTATATACTCCATCTTCTATCCAAAATTTTTTTGAGTGACTATTAAAACAGATTGACACGATGAAGCATTAAATCCTTTctcctgcttgtgttttttttttttaaagcaaaaaaaacaaaattgtgttGCACCTCGTCAGGACATAGTGTAACTTAACTTGTAAacaaatatatgcatgtacaagCAAACACACCTTTTTACATGTAAAAGCACACATGCATCACACAAATACTCACACACCTGTCGGCGTGTTGCAGTGGCTGAGGCTGACAGTGAGTTCTCCTCAAATTTAGCCAGCAGTTGCATTGCCATGGACCGAACCTTGCTGTGACTCTCAGCGACCTTTGGTTCTGAACCAGGAGTTAATTCtgaagtcttgttttctttggTATCATGAGGAACGTCCTCCTATATCAGGAAAATATCCCAGAGAATCAACATAAACGTTATGCTTAATAgatcaaaaaatacattatatataccaCATACAGTATAGTATACAgtactacagtatatatatacagtacagaccaaaagtttggagacattactatttttaatgtttttgaaagaagtttcttctgctcatcaagcctgcatttatttgatctaaaatacagggggaaaaaaaattaatattgtgatatattattacaatttaaaataattgtttttaaatttattatactttaaattatcatttatttctgtgatgcaaagctgaatttttaggaccattatcacatgatcctttagaaattattctaatatgatgattcattatcaaagttggaaacagttctgctgcttaatattttttcagaacatgtgatacttttttaggatactttgatgaataaaaagtaaaaaaaaaaaaaaaagaagctatgtttttaaaatataaatattttgtaataacaatatacactactggtcagttatttggggtcagtagtttttttttctttcttttttttaataaaatcaatacttttattcagcaaggatgtgttaaattgataaaaattttaatgatgctgaaaattcagctttgcatcacaggaataattttttttgaagtatattcaaatagaaaacttattttaagttgtaataatatttcacaatattactgttttttctgtatttttgatcaaataaatgcaggcttgatgagcagaagaaacttctttaaaaaacataaaaaatagtaatgtttccaaacttttggtctgtactgtatatatatatattgtgtcaaAACAACTCACCTCCACTGACTGGCCAGTCTGGCTTGTTCTCCTTCTCTTTCCAACACTATCTGTTTCCTTCTCTTTCTTATCCTGAAAAACAGCACATCTTAACATATGGGTAACGGCTGATAAAAGACTGTTGTgtaattgtgagtgtgtgtggaccTTGGGATTGCGTTTGCGGGACAGACTCTGTCCCAGTTTGCTGAGCAGTGAGATGGGTGACCTGGTGCTAGAGAACAGAACAGCTTTCTCTTCTGAGCTCAGGTTTCCTggtcagagagagaaaaaaagtgtgtatataaataaacataaaaggtCAGAAATATtacgaaaataaaataaacaaataatgccCTATTCCTGACCACCAGCTGGCGCTGTGTCTTTGAGGAGCTCATAAAGTTGACTGAGGTACATGACCATGCTAAGAGAGTCGCTCTCTTCCAGCGTGCTCATCTCCTTGCCGGTCATTATAGGACAAATACCAAATTCCTGCTCCGCCATGTCCAAACCCAACTGACCATTGAGCTCCGCCTCACTCTCCTCCAGAGACGCAAAATCACTGCAAGAAACAAAGACGCTAGTGTCAGAGTCACACATTCAGAAAACCTCAATGCAATAAAACAATCAACCCACACTTGAATTACTAAATTTCCTTTTGAAGGACTGAAAGATTTTCAGTTTTTAGCTTGAGCCCATCAATATAATAGTATCTATAGAGGACTGGGAGAGTTACATtagtatataaacatttatttaatgagtTAACAAATATATACTACATAGATAAATAATCAAATATGACAACAAATACACAAGTCTGACTGAAAATGTCAATTACAtgtaattgattttatttattgacAACTATACACTGTCAATAAATAACTATAAATTTCATAGAaatcataaaatatgttatatttttactgacacgtgatctatttatttatttatattttcattaaatctTTATTAATATAGCACTCTTAAATCCTCTAGTCCGACAGAAAATCTAATttacatgcaatttatttattgacAAATTTCCCCCAAAAAAATTTTTATAGTGTGAAGAAATAAATAACctcatgcaataaataaataataaaatatgtatttatattatgatgtaattaaatatattaaatatattatttataaatacatttaataatatgtaatatatttatatgtatatttatttattgacacaTTTCATGATCTATTTAGCTACTGAtgcttttaatgaaatatttattaatatggcACTCCCAAATcccccataaataaataaataaattataaatatatatatatatatatatatatatatatatatatatatatatatatatatatatatatatatatatatatatataattgttttatttttaccaaatatacatatttaaaatggcCCCTTCTGGGAAGCAGACCAAAAATATTTGTGCCACAGTTTCATCAAATACATTTTCATCCAATAAAATGCTGGCAATAGAAAGCAGCAACCCATAGTTTTACCAATGTGTGAAATAAACCAGTTTACCAGTCCAGATCTTTTACCACAACGCCACAACCCTTGTTCTTATTAGTAAAGAGTGTGAACTCACATGAGGTCAGGTCTGAATCTGTGAATGAGAGCGCACAGGGCCAGGCCGCTTCTCCAGGAAGTTGTGAAGTCCATCACACACACGTTAATGTAACCGAGTGTTTGCTCCTGACACCAGCTCAGCAGCTTACTGTAACGAGCCACTGActctacacacacagacagcatgTTAGATTGTGTATGAATGTATATGTGGGAGACAGTATATATGAGGTCACGCATACCTTGGCGTGTAAGTCTTGGGTGTGGAGAGCTGACTGCGTCAAGGCTCAAGATCGGCCTCTCACCTGTGTCTATGAGATGACACACCTGCACACATATGTTCAACATCATCATGATCACCATCACTGATTGTGACTTGACCAGAACTGCAAGTTTCTAACCTGAGCAGCGCCGATGAGTTGCATATTGATGTTGGGATAGCGGCTAGCAGGATCCATGCTGTATTGGCTGTGGTTTTTACTGATGTTTTCTGGAGTTGTCTGAGGAAGCAACCGATATACACTCTCTCTGAGACGGGGAAGATACAGAGGGGGTATAAGAACAGAATCTTATATTGTCAAAACTGTTTGTTCATAAATCTGCCTTGACTTTATCCAGAATCTGACCTCTCAGCCAGAACCTGTGAAGGGGTGTTGCCCTGACCCCAGCTGCGAACCATCCAGGCCGTGTCCATGGCTCCCAGGAAGCCCCGAGCAATTCCTGTTCCCATTGGCCAGAACGGCTATAGGAAAAAGAGCTGTGTAAATACACTTAAATGCTTAAAATGAGGAAAAACAGAGCAAACAACTCAGGAAAATATCGCAGATGTTTTCagaatgt
This window harbors:
- the LOC132098788 gene encoding protein-methionine sulfoxide oxidase mical3b-like isoform X15, which translates into the protein MWDGQSKTCHVHALFDVFVQAVTCRETLRAFQELCEELKLHPGGQPQFYHTLRSRLHYWKAKALWAKLDKRASQREYMRGHACTNTTCLIIGAGPCGLRTAIELRFLGARVVLVEKRDTFSRNNVLHLWPFTIQDLRGLGAKKFYGKFCAGAIDHISIRQLQLMLLKVALLLGVEIYVNVEFKHLVEPPENQEKRVGWRAEVHPSSHPVSQLEFDVVIGADGRRNTLPGFRRKEFRGKLAIAVTANFINRNTTAEAKVEEISGVAFIFNQRFFQDLRQATGIDLENIVYYKDDTHYFVMTAKKQSLLEKGVILRDYADTEMLLSRDNVDQNALLSYAHEAADFSTNHQLPTLDFAINHYGEPDVAMFDFTCMYASENAAMVRQRRGHPLLVALVGDSLLEPFWPMGTGIARGFLGAMDTAWMVRSWGQGNTPSQVLAERESVYRLLPQTTPENISKNHSQYSMDPASRYPNINMQLIGAAQVCHLIDTGERPILSLDAVSSPHPRLTRQESVARYSKLLSWCQEQTLGYINVCVMDFTTSWRSGLALCALIHRFRPDLIDFASLEESEAELNGQLGLDMAEQEFGICPIMTGKEMSTLEESDSLSMVMYLSQLYELLKDTAPAGGNLSSEEKAVLFSSTRSPISLLSKLGQSLSRKRNPKDKKEKETDSVGKRRRTSQTGQSVEEDVPHDTKENKTSELTPGSEPKVAESHSKVRSMAMQLLAKFEENSLSASATATRRQSYIQMYTGGVSSLAQQIANQIQSQQDQAPMRRELGYQKEFPVNMGGSDVCYFCGRRVYVMERLSAEGKFFHRSCFQCDHCSTTLRLSNYAYDQLHGKFYCKHHFSFRMAQRKRPAPPVTPRPTPAPPAPSSASTSLSSLGTTTPIDSWSSIAHPDMVSIQAKRLCGTPERIELENYKPCPKQQDSPLQDVPEETLAQHNLSTSMKDKNTEEQSSSSESDLEEEELAWKEEEPNIRTNGERELDLGKELKEEEGGENQENQEEVNAEDEDEEEEEEEGGGVSEESQDEGDSSDEGEYCPWQRERLSGVWLEEEEAEFVKESFEGYSDDTDIDTSSVGESKPCNQQEQEESISMHQSPVESPPSLKSPESGPTPTSELSMNPENPPVKRLEVVEEFWLKSAEIRKSLGLTPLPRECDPKHTAAQTSNVKESFYTSVVYIPSCNTNSAHQMPRNCDSSSRMQSQSTSPPEPSHTMEGDAGVALEETIGRCSVIHRLSITVEGCVMGDKQDLDLNSTSFGNESILNPDTGLPTPPYSPSHSPLIGKQCHALHHSEPILDREVMVFSSTCAIPVPERGSFNPNLDQVRSLPQDEIEILCGYEEEEASRLPERSGVSETRDMASKMDNCRLEHRRTLPDRMVAPLLAGGPEVRSEIKLWGADTCVEEKEKKCNSLFSPRKSRKSVNAVTETQQEPGKHKSLWKTVCSVYKKDKKRKEAVMVTKTLPVATNAESKRKVSGINRTSDLCFRKNQSFSEDTDLSCHALLERCPLRAQRAETEEELNAKLIRRVQIAARRQAKQEELRRLHRAQIIQRQLEQVEVKQRQLEEKGIAVEKALRGEAVEPFLGSPRRRPVYLCPCCSSEEAKAKGTEHDHSVYVCTVFFLYVVQEPPLHQLRMGKKDDPSLMHQWFKLVQEKNALVRYESELMIFARELELEDRQSRLQQELRERMAVDDHLKGEDELAEERHILSEILDVVEQRDALVALLEEQRLREKEEDSDLEAIMLSKGFSLHWD